A region from the Misgurnus anguillicaudatus chromosome 7, ASM2758022v2, whole genome shotgun sequence genome encodes:
- the phyhipla gene encoding phytanoyl-CoA 2-hydroxylase interacting protein-like a, whose product MEAPGLAHASPLSPREGMVKNVSLESLQLCERDGKAEDSGVVVMEELPVPRNIKISNITCDSFKICWDMDPHTKEKITHYFIDLNKKENKNSNKFKHKDVPTKLVAKAVPLPMTVRGHWFLSPRTEYSVAVQTASKQTDGDYSISEWSDIVEFCTADYSSVHLTQLLQKAEVIAGRMLKFSVFYRNQHEEYFQHCREVLGGRMMPSVKDNSGSHGSPLSGKLEGIVFSCNTEFNTGQPPHDSPYGRFRIQVPAETLFTPDTRLYFGDFYCMYTAYHYVILVLAPRGSHGDLYCSERLPELDVTNNRFLTRVCGEDGRVVFQHAQDVILELIYTEPVPLELGTVSHISGHQLMSLSTLNAKKDPSCKTCNISVGR is encoded by the exons GAAAGGCAGAAGACAGTGGTGTGGTGGTAATGGAGGAGTTACCTGTTCCTCGCAACATCAAGATTAGTAACATAACCTGTGACTCTTTTAAAATCTGCTGGGACATGGACCCTCATACCAAAGAGAAGATCACACATTACTTCATCGATCTTAACAAAAAGGAGAACAAGAACTCCAACAAATTCAAACACAAG GACGTGCCAACTAAGCTTGTTGCTAAGGCAGTCCCGTTGCCCATGACAGTACGAGGGCATTGGTTCCTGAGCCCACGAACAGAGTACTCAGTTGCTGTGCAAACTGCATCCAAACAGACCGATGGAGACTACTCTATATCCGAATGGAGTGACATTGTTGAGTTTTGTACAGCAG ATTACTCCTCTGTGCATCTGACGCAGTTGCTTCAGAAAGCTGAGGTCATCGCTGGCAGGATGCTGAAGTTCTCTGTGTTTTACAGGAATCAGCATGAGGAGTACTTTCAACACTGCAG AGAGGTGCTTGGTGGTCGAATGATGCCCTCGGTAAAGGATAACAGTGGCAGTCATGGTTCACCTCTCAGTGGTAAACTCGAAGGGATCGTCTTTAGTTGTAACACAGAGTTCAACACTGGTCAGCCTCCACATGATTCCCCGTACGGGCGCTTTCGCATCCAGGTGCCTGCGGAGACTCTTTTCACCCCCGATACGCGCCTGTACTTTGGGGACTTTTACTGTATGTACACTGCGTATCATTACGTCATCCTGGTCCTTGCTCCCCGGGGCTCCCACGGAGACTTGTACTGCAGCGAACGCCTGCCGGAGCTTGACGTGACGAACAACCGCTTCCTGACACGCGTGTGTGGGGAGGACGGGCGTGTGGTATTTCAGCATGCTCAGGATGTGATCCTGGAGTTGATTTATACAGAGCCGGTCCCACTGGAACTGGGGACCGTCTCTCATATCAGCGGCCACCAGCTGATGAGCTTGTCTACTCTCAATGCCAAGAAAGACCCCAGCTGCAAGACCTGCAACATAAGCGTTGGACGTTAG
- the LOC129418015 gene encoding hemicentin-1 has protein sequence MYISESPPQPTVRLYRQKMELMQTIEVPEGSSVILRCSAKTLCSSFPPLLTWSSYPILPYNGSSIPQENQTELISDLNFTVTPLHHRANFTCTITYQLQNKNKTAQNNFTLYVQYAPKISPSSSCKGTDVTVCFCEVHGNPSPKLIWYLSESPVSNSSCISISEEQLDSTGFRSFFTLSCAHKANPTVLCVATNMQGSASQQFYLVPPFAQSEQKALQVLLALMVFLYALTVGVALYKFKQMSTKLKAKRKAESHVPVELNASDNIYENVKI, from the exons ATGTATATTTCAGAGTCTCCTCCTCAGCCCACAGTAAGGTTATATAGACAAAAGATGGAACTAATGCAAACCATCGAGGTGCCGGAGGGGAGCTCTGTGATTCTTCGTTGTTCGGCTAAGACTCTCTGCTCCTCTTTTCCACCACTTCTTACATGGAGTTCCTACCCCATACTTCCCTATAATGGGAGCAGCATACCGCAAGAGAATCAAACTGAGCTCATCTCTGATCTGAACTTCACTGTTACTCCCCTTCATCACAGAGCCAATTTTACCTGCACCATTACCTACCAGCTACAGAACAAGAACAAAACAGCACAAAACAATTTCACTTTATATGTTCAGT ATGCACCCAAAATATCCCCCTCATCCAGTTGTAAGGGTACAGATGTGACTGTCTGTTTCTGTGAGGTTCATGGGAACCCTTCTCCTAAACTGATATGGTATCTGTCTGAAAGTCCTGTCTCTAACTCTTCATGTATATCCATTAGTGAAGAGCAACTGGATAGCACAGGCTTCAGGAGTTTCTTTACCCTATCTTGCGCCCACAAAGCCAACCCCACTGTGTTGTGTGTAGCTACCAACATGCAAGGCAGTGCCAGCCAACAGTTTTATCTCGTTCCACCCTTTGCAC AAAGTGAACAGAAAGCCCTCCAGGTCCTCTTAGCACTGATGGTCTTTCTGTATGCTCTGACTGTTGGAGTTGCCCTCTACAAATTTAAACa GATGTCCACCAAGCTCAAG GCTAAAAGAAAAGCAGAATCACATGTCCCTGTTGAACTCAACGCTTCAGACAATatctatgaaaatgtaaaaatttaa